A genomic window from Engraulis encrasicolus isolate BLACKSEA-1 chromosome 14, IST_EnEncr_1.0, whole genome shotgun sequence includes:
- the ppcs gene encoding phosphopantothenate--cysteine ligase → MSEGCVASSEGRLAEEFAVPAQVEEVKGRMAAFAARHAGEGRRVVLVTSGGTKVPLESRTVRFLDNFSSGRRGASSAEYFLGAGYAVIFLHRHRSLYPYTRRYAGVNLLDALTVSTEGETQGPAETQGGSSTRVLVDQRALPDIASVLQRYQAVKEGGLLLPVEFSTLSDYLHLLKAAAQALNAIGSKAMFYLAAAVSDFYIPASEMPEHKIQSSNGPLQISMKMVPKMLSPLVCEWSPLAFVISFKLETDGEILLARARKALDTYRHQAVVANVLDSRRGYVVIVTKTDTQELRVTDEEDRAGAEIEQRIVDALTSAHTHFITQQQA, encoded by the exons ATGTCAGAGGGATGTGTTGCATCGTCGGAGGGCCGGCTGGCCGAGGAGTTTGCGGTGCCGGCGCAGGTGGAGGAGGTTAAAG GCCGCATGGCGGCGTTCGCGGCGCGTCACGCGGGGGAGGGGCGGCGCGTGGTCCTCGTCACCTCGGGGGGCACCAAGGTTCCGCTGGAGTCGCGCACCGTGCGTTTCCTTGACAACTTCAGCAGCGGTCGTCGGGGCGCCTCCTCGGCGGAGTACTTCCTGGGGGCGGGCTACGCCGTCATCTTCCTCCACCGCCACCGCTCGCTCTACCCCTACACGCGGCGCTACGCTGGGGTCAACCTGCTGGACGCGCTCACAGTCAGCACCGAAGGAGAGACTCAGGG CCCTGCCGAGACCCAGGGGGGGTCGTCCACTCGAGTCCTGGTGGACCAGAGGGCGTTGCCGGACATTGCGTCCGTGCTGCAGCGCTACCAGGCCGTCAAGGAGGGGGGTTTACTCTTACCAGTGGAGTTCAGCACCCTGTCGGACTACCTGCACCTGCTCAAGGCTGCAGCACAGGCCCTCAATGCCATAG GTTCCAAAGCCATGTTCTACCTGGCTGCAGCGGTGTCTGATTTCTACATTCCAGCTTCTGAGATGCCGGAACACAAGATCCAGTCGTCCAACGGGCCACTACAG atctcGATGAAGATGGTTCCTAAGATGTTGTCCCCCCTGGTGTGTGAGTGGTCTCCGCTGGCGTTCGTCATCTCCTTCAAACTGGAGACTGATGGAGAGATCTTATTGGCTCGCGCTCGGAAGGCGCTCGACACCTACCGCCACCAGGCCGTGGTGGCCAACGTTCTGGACTCGCGCCGCGGCTACGTCGTCATAGTAACCAAGACGGACACGCAGGAGCTGCGAGTGACGGACGAGGAGGACAGGGCAGGGGCGGAGATTGAACAGCGGATAGTAGACGCGCtcaccagcgcacacacacacttcatcacgcAGCAGCaggcctga
- the utp3 gene encoding something about silencing protein 10 yields the protein MVRARRVVKKPKSQKAEQYDSDDPDGYRDMEAPDKRSARYLEDRVDEFHKAKISKLLAAGVEEESDQEEFSEEEEVMALQVPDEEEDDEDEEEGGEEGEEDMDSDLEGRNEDDLPDDMAWGQRKKIFYDTDLITTKGRSKEEVEEEEQEEEQEAKNIQKRLAANLSEEDYDIDLLQEFEVEKPVETEDQQQQVQHVTKDLNQLGHKQKMKLLKKESPELLQLIADFKAKLTELKDEVQPLVELVKDGTIPPGKAADYLLNKQQLYLHYCSNISFYLALKAKRIPAHNHPVIERLLAYRNLINELSTVDATLAPQMRLLLSGSKKPAAPRHTPDTHTPDQADEDEDGEESDSDLDEDAALEFYRGLEQRLKRKRTTPSAGTGAEEEEEGEGEDEGMPEDAKRGITYQMAKNKGLTPKRKKIDRNPRVKHREKFRRAQIRRKGQVQQVQKEMTRYSGEMSGIRAGVKKSVKLK from the exons ATGGTTCGAGCACGGAG GGTGGTTAAGAAGCCCAAGTCTCAGAAGGCAGAGCAGTATGACAGCGACGACCCCGACGGCTACAGGGACATGGAGGCTCCTGACaag CGCTCTGCCAGGTATCTGGAGGATAGAGTTGATGAGTTCCACAAGGCCAAGATCTCG AAGCTGTTGGCtgctggagtggaggaggagagcgacCAGGAGGAGTTCAGTGAGGAG GAGGAGGTGATGGCCCTTCAGGTTccggatgaggaagaggatgatgaagatgaggaagagggaggggaagaaggagaggaggacatgGACAGCGACCTGGAGGGGAGGAATGAAgacg ATCTGCCTGATGACATGGCGTGGGGACAGAGGAAGAAGATCTTCTACGATACAGACCTAATCACTAcca agggtcgctctaaagaggaggtggaggaggaggaacaggaagaaGAGCAGGAGGCCAAGAACATCCAGAAACGACTAGCGGCTAACCTTAGCGAAGAAGATTACGACATTGACCTACTGCAG gagtTTGAGGTTGAGAAGCCAGTGGAGACTGAGGATCAACAGCAACAGGTGCAACACGTGACTAAAGACCTGAACCAGCTTGGCCACAAACAGAAGATGAAACTGCTGAAGAAAGAATCTCCAGAACTACTACAACTCATAGCAGACTTCAAAGccaag ctgacaGAATTGAAGGATGAGGTTCAGCCTCTGGTGGAGCTGGTCAAAGATGGAACGATACCCCCTGGCAAg GCTGCTGACTATCTGCTCAACAAACAGCAACTATACctgca ctactgTTCCAACATCAGCTTCTATCTGGCGCTGAAGGCGAAACGCATCCCTGCACACAACCACCCTGTTATAGAGAGATTACTGGCCTACAGGAAC ctgattaATGAGTTGTCTACAGTGGACGCCACTCTGGCTCCACAGATGAGACTGTTGCTGTCGGGATCCAAGAAGCCAGcagcacccagacacacacctgacacacacacaccagaccag gctgatgaggatgaggatggtgaggAGAGTGATTCTGATCTGGATGAAGACGCAGCTCTGGAGTTCTACAGGGGCCTGGAACAGAGACTCAAACGAAAACGCACAACGCCCTCCGCAGGCACGGG agcggaggaggaagaggagggtgaaggTGAAGATGAAGGGATGCCAGAGGACGCCAAGAGAGGAATTAcataccag atGGCGAAGAACAAGGGCCTGACCCCGAAGAGGAAGAAGATCGATCGCAACCCTCGAGTCAAACACAGAGAGAAGTTCAGACGTGCACAGATACGCAGGAAGGGAcag GTTCAGCAAGTCCAGAAGGAGATGACCCGCTACAGTGGGGAGATGTCGGGTATCAGAGCCGGCGTCAAGAAGAGCGTCAAACTCAAGTAG